The Leptospira paudalimensis region TAAGTTTTCAGCGTAGCCTGATTTTCCTTCTTTCAAAGGATTTCCAGCGTCGATGGTTTTGCCATCGTTACCGAGCATGCTGTTTAACATGTTCACAGCGATTTGTAAATCCACTGCATCTTCTGTTAATGTGTTCGAACCACCAGCAATGACTAGGGATTCACCTTTTGCGGAAGCAAGTGCTTTTGCAATGCGAACCACAACTTCTTTGGAAATTCCAAGCTCAGAAGCAGTTGTCTCTACATTGATTCCAGACACGCCTGTTGCCCCACCCACTCCCAAATCAGAAAGTGCCTTTGCAATTACAAGAGCGAACTTTCTTTGGTCACCAGGTTTTAATGGAACTCTTTGGTCTGCATTCGAACCTGTCATAGACGGGTGAGTTTCTGCAGCGATAAATGAATTGAAAGACTTAGAATTTTTTTGTAAGTCTCTTCGTTTTGAAAAGTCATTGTGGTAGTTGACTTGGTTTAAGAAGTCACTATCAATAGAAAGGATCACTTTTGCTTTGTCAAAGTGGTAGTTTGGAAGAACTGCCTTTCCGTATGATTTTTCTTGAGCGATTGTAATGGCATCATCAGAAGAAGCAAACGCTACTTCTAAGTGTTTTCCACCACCAACAGAACGTAAAAACTCAGAAACAAATTCTTTTGTGGCAGGAGAAGTAAGTGGTTTTGTTACCACGACCGTCTTACCTTTGTTTGCTGCGAGTTTTTCTTTTACGTCTTTATCAAGAACAAACCAATCGCTCGACTTAGCAACACCATTCACAATTTGTTGTGGTTCTTTTGCTCTGTCTGCATCATAAAGATCAAAAATAGAAGCTTGTCCAGAAGCACATAAAGCACCTTCTGAAATTGGATGGCTTGGATTTCCTTCGAGTTTTAAAGGACGACCATCTTTTGCTTTTACGAGTACCCCACAACCAACAGAACAACCACCACATACCGAAGCATAGTGGTAAGAGTGTCCATGTTTTACGAAGTCATATTGTTCTACTTCGTTGTTGTCTGGATTTTTAATGGTGAGGTTCACATAAGGAACAATTTTTTCAGCAGGTTTTTGGATACAACCGACAGTTGTCATCACAACTGATGCACCCATAAACTTAAGGAATGTTTTTCTATCAAAGTCACCTTTTTTGATTTTAGCAATCAAAGGGTCTGGTGATTTGTAGAACTCTTGTTTTTGGAGTTCTTTTTCGCGAGAAGTACCGCGAAGTTCGTAAGACTGCCAAAGTGACTTTTTTTCTTTTTGGAAACTATCGTCTTTCATCATAAATTATTACTTGTCTCCCGATTATCTGTGGCACGTAGAACAATCGTTAGGAGCATTGTTCTCTCTATGGCAATCGACACAAAATCCCATATTGAGGGACTTGGACTGTCTAACCTTTACCATCTCTGCCATGTTGCCATGACATGTGGAACAATCAACGCCGCGTTGCACGTGTCTTGAGTGGTTGAAGTATACGAAGTCTGGTTGGTCATGGACCTTCACCCAGGAAACTGGAGTGTTACTATCGTATTGTGCTTTGAGCCACTTAACATGTTCTTGGTTGCCCGCTACGTTACCTGCTCCATGGCAGTTCATACAAGTGGAACTTGGTGGAACTGTGGCATGGGCCGAGTTTTCAACGCCTGTATGGCAATACTTACAATCGATTTTGTTATCGCCTGCATGTATCTTGTGGTTGAAGGGGATGGGCTGGTCGGGTGAATAGCCCACATAACGGCTAGGTGAAAAAATCAAATATGCTAACGCAGCTATCGCAACGATAGGCACAGAGATCTTGAGTATTTTTATATTCATTCGCAGATTTCCTGAATCCGTTTACACTGTCTTCTGACAAGGAAAGGTAAAATCCGAAAAAAAGCAAGTATGTAAGGGTTTTGGTTGTGAAAAAACATTAAAAGAGACATAATCTGAAATTTTTTCTGAACTTTCTTAGTTGAAACTTAGTCTCAAATAAACTGCAAATTACCGCCAAACAAATGTTATGAAATTTGAAATAGGAAAGTCTGAATGCATTCAGAATGAGGAATCAAAGGGAAATACCGAATGCTTTGGTAGGAAGGGACAAAAAAAAAGGCCCTGATTTTGACATCGAAGGGCCCTAAAAACCAGACTTACACAATTTAGCCTAGTTATACTTTCGAGTTTTTAAATGATTTCCCCTGCATTTTTTTCACCCAAACCAAAGAAATTTTCTTCGTGACCAGGTTTCTTGTCTCTTTTTTGAGAAAAGCGATCGTAGGTGTTGCCACTTTGAAGGATTCTTTTTCCATTACAGGTATGATTTGGTATTCTGAACCCACCATCTCTTGCAATTGTG contains the following coding sequences:
- a CDS encoding cytochrome c3 family protein; its protein translation is MNIKILKISVPIVAIAALAYLIFSPSRYVGYSPDQPIPFNHKIHAGDNKIDCKYCHTGVENSAHATVPPSSTCMNCHGAGNVAGNQEHVKWLKAQYDSNTPVSWVKVHDQPDFVYFNHSRHVQRGVDCSTCHGNMAEMVKVRQSKSLNMGFCVDCHRENNAPNDCSTCHR